One window of Bacteroides sp. AN502(2024) genomic DNA carries:
- a CDS encoding DUF4843 domain-containing protein, whose amino-acid sequence MRKIVIKSILAFCCFSLCFTSCGKEEIPYFDSQYNAVRFNATNEYDRETHTLKGNYSFLENPFDEYGEYELPLILVGNVSSEDRIVNYEINKEETTAPQNSYEITAALIPANSLKGTIKIKVFNTEEIQNGASYQLYIRLKESSTLGLGPEEYITATLNWNNNIIAPPATGRYLWMTYNSLIKSSLAPTSSSSKVYSSSALKAIVTALDWDDWDDMTAHPDLVQRPTYFTYKYLADYRLLMLDKSYEAYAAKLADYLEKYQKEHPDAPLVHNEGSLKGQMIEARTY is encoded by the coding sequence ATGAGAAAAATAGTTATAAAATCAATCTTGGCATTCTGTTGTTTTTCTTTATGCTTTACTAGCTGTGGAAAAGAAGAAATACCATATTTTGACAGTCAATATAATGCTGTCAGATTCAATGCAACAAATGAGTACGATAGAGAGACCCATACATTAAAAGGAAACTATTCTTTTCTGGAGAACCCCTTTGATGAATATGGTGAGTATGAATTACCCTTGATCCTAGTAGGAAATGTATCATCTGAAGATCGTATTGTGAATTATGAAATCAATAAGGAAGAAACTACTGCTCCGCAAAACAGTTATGAAATAACTGCAGCATTGATTCCTGCAAACAGTTTAAAAGGGACAATAAAAATAAAAGTGTTCAATACTGAAGAAATACAAAATGGAGCATCATACCAACTGTATATCCGGCTAAAAGAATCATCAACTCTAGGGTTAGGACCTGAAGAATATATCACGGCAACGTTAAATTGGAACAACAATATCATTGCCCCTCCGGCAACTGGACGATATTTATGGATGACGTATAATTCACTCATAAAATCATCCTTGGCTCCTACCTCTTCTTCTTCAAAGGTTTATAGCTCCAGTGCTTTAAAAGCAATTGTTACAGCTTTAGACTGGGACGATTGGGATGATATGACTGCGCATCCGGACCTAGTGCAGAGACCGACATACTTTACGTATAAATATCTCGCCGATTATAGATTATTGATGCTAGACAAATCATACGAAGCTTATGCTGCAAAATTAGCAGATTATCTGGAAAAGTATCAGAAAGAGCATCCCGATGCCCCCTTAGTCCATAACGAAGGTAGTTTAAAAGGACAAATGATAGAAGCCAGAACATATTAA
- a CDS encoding FecR family protein: protein MEKKVNTERLIAQYLLGDLTSPEKEQLENWIKSSPQHEEFFNHLRTNTSFRKRYETYTQINSHQAWQYFKKRYCQVSATSILLKYAAILILPIIITAGGWYFYTASEKQTSDYLALGDAIQPGIPKATLILAGNYKQSLTPTYPTPVKVNHSTTAIAQNGALIYPTTPNTAIDTILKRQNDAVENNTLTTEQGNEFRVTFEDGTTVHLNYNTELRYPVKFSQTKRIVYLKGEAYFKIAKDHRPFYVITDQGAIKQYGTEFNVNTFTPECTEVALVKGSISIIPKESNQEQFIKPGQLAHIEQKNNNISVHNVDLTPYIAWNEGRLIFENRTLENIVEILEHWYNVDISFGTPELKQLRFTGNMDRYATISPILKAIARTTNLRIKIEGREILITDN, encoded by the coding sequence ATGGAGAAAAAAGTAAATACAGAAAGATTAATAGCCCAATATCTACTCGGAGATCTTACAAGTCCCGAAAAAGAACAGCTTGAGAATTGGATCAAAAGCTCCCCACAACACGAAGAGTTTTTCAACCATTTACGCACAAACACATCATTTCGTAAACGATATGAGACATATACACAGATCAACTCACATCAAGCTTGGCAATATTTCAAAAAGAGATATTGCCAAGTATCAGCCACATCAATTCTCCTGAAATATGCAGCTATTTTAATATTACCTATCATAATAACAGCAGGAGGATGGTACTTTTATACTGCTTCAGAAAAACAAACATCTGACTATCTAGCCTTAGGAGATGCCATACAACCGGGAATTCCTAAAGCTACTTTGATTTTAGCTGGAAACTACAAGCAATCGCTTACTCCAACATATCCAACACCAGTTAAAGTTAATCATTCCACAACTGCCATAGCCCAGAATGGGGCACTCATCTATCCGACTACACCTAATACGGCTATAGATACTATTCTGAAACGACAGAATGACGCTGTAGAAAATAATACGTTAACCACAGAACAAGGTAATGAATTCAGGGTAACCTTTGAAGATGGAACGACCGTACACCTTAACTATAACACAGAATTACGATACCCGGTAAAGTTCAGCCAAACGAAACGTATAGTTTATTTAAAAGGGGAAGCCTACTTTAAAATAGCAAAAGATCATCGTCCTTTCTACGTTATCACCGACCAAGGCGCAATTAAACAGTATGGTACAGAATTTAATGTTAACACATTCACCCCTGAATGCACAGAAGTTGCATTAGTGAAAGGAAGTATCAGTATTATACCCAAAGAAAGTAATCAAGAGCAATTTATCAAACCCGGACAATTAGCTCATATTGAACAAAAGAACAACAATATATCTGTACACAATGTGGACCTGACTCCTTATATAGCGTGGAATGAAGGGCGACTCATCTTTGAGAATCGCACTTTGGAGAATATTGTTGAAATTTTAGAGCATTGGTATAATGTAGACATTTCCTTTGGCACGCCCGAACTTAAACAACTTCGATTTACGGGAAACATGGACCGTTATGCCACAATCAGCCCGATATTAAAAGCAATAGCACGTACTACGAATTTACGAATAAAAATAGAAGGAAGAGAGATTTTAATCACAGACAATTAA
- a CDS encoding SusC/RagA family TonB-linked outer membrane protein, with the protein MRKTKGRERIRKLSLVVVLLLLPTMMMFAIPESGKKVTLDLEFVTVKEFFDALRQQTGLSFVYNTEQTKSLRPITIHVKDETVDNVLRTVLNGTGLTYSMERDIVTISKVEQQGDKRSATGIVSDEEGYPLPGVNVVISDLQRFAITDNNGKYSIEIPTNTACTITFSYIGMSTQQVMINSGRNNIRKNVTLKSDTKLDEVIVTGIYTRKAESFTGSATTISSKDLMRVGNQNVFQSLKNLDPTIYIADNFDMGSNPNSIPNMSMRGTSSFPTTESSSLRSNYQNQPNQPLFILDGFETTAETIMDMDMNRIESITILKDASAKALYGSKAANGVIVIETKRLTGNQQRITYNGSISLEMPDLTSYDLCNAFEKLETERLDGVYTNTLADTQIQLDQLYNSRRKLALEGLDTYWLSKPLHTGIGHKHNLNIELGDSQNLRAILDFTYNQITGVMKGSDRRNISGDINLSYRHNKLLLKNILSIISNKSNESPYGEFSEYSRMNPYWQATDENGNIVQWVEQIGSTSTQIANPMYNSIIGTSFTSSYLQFTNNFYAEWQATKNWKATARIGISEKRNDIDNFYPASHSIFANVKDILKRGKYIMENGKSNSISGDLNINYNNQFGKHTIFGNAGAFISGEKSSAYQHTAEGFPNNQKADISFAKQYAENSTPTGYSTINREASFLLAASYDYDNRYLADATVRESASSLYGSDNRWANSWSLGIGWNLHNEAILKGIEWIKQLKLRASIGLTGNQNFDTNAAIATYRYYTGAVYGNFSGKFTGAYLASMPNSQLKWEQKKDHNIGIDMRVAGLSLSVDYYSADTKNMLTDVTIPTSTGFAIVKDNLGLVRNSGVEAKANYTIWQGKEGFVNIYGTFAYNRNKIIRLSESMRAYNEKMMKQAEGNNTSAPVLMYQDGLSMRTIWAVPSAGIDPQTGQEMYIKKDGTYTYTYSANDMVAAGNSDPKYRGTGGFTAEYKGIGLSATISYLAGCQMYNSTLVNRVENANIAYNVDRRLLIGRWTTPGQVTPYKKFNSETTTRATTRFVQDRRELSLSSISAYYEFPSSIYRKLSMQRLRLSFYLNDIATFSSIKIERGLNYPFARNMSFSLTATL; encoded by the coding sequence ATGAGAAAGACAAAAGGTAGAGAAAGGATTAGAAAACTTTCTCTGGTAGTAGTATTGTTACTATTACCCACAATGATGATGTTTGCCATCCCAGAAAGTGGCAAAAAAGTAACTTTGGATCTGGAATTTGTCACTGTCAAAGAATTTTTCGATGCTTTACGACAACAAACCGGATTAAGCTTTGTCTACAACACTGAACAGACAAAGTCACTGAGACCTATCACTATCCATGTAAAAGATGAAACAGTGGATAATGTGCTACGCACTGTCCTCAATGGCACAGGACTCACCTATAGCATGGAAAGAGATATTGTTACTATCTCTAAAGTGGAGCAACAAGGAGATAAACGTTCCGCAACCGGCATTGTATCAGATGAAGAGGGATACCCTCTACCCGGTGTCAATGTTGTAATTAGTGATCTTCAACGATTTGCCATAACTGACAACAATGGTAAATATAGCATTGAGATTCCAACTAATACTGCATGTACTATCACTTTTTCATATATCGGAATGTCCACTCAACAAGTAATGATTAATAGTGGTCGAAATAATATACGAAAAAATGTTACATTAAAGAGCGATACAAAATTAGACGAGGTTATTGTTACGGGTATCTATACCCGTAAGGCAGAAAGTTTTACCGGATCAGCAACTACCATCTCAAGCAAAGACCTAATGCGCGTAGGTAATCAAAATGTATTTCAAAGCTTGAAAAATCTGGATCCGACTATATATATTGCAGACAATTTTGATATGGGATCCAATCCCAATAGTATTCCGAATATGTCAATGCGTGGAACTTCCAGTTTTCCAACAACAGAAAGCAGTTCTTTGCGCAGTAACTATCAAAATCAGCCCAATCAACCATTATTCATCCTTGATGGTTTTGAAACAACTGCAGAAACTATAATGGACATGGACATGAATCGAATTGAAAGCATTACAATTTTAAAAGATGCTTCTGCAAAAGCTCTCTATGGTTCTAAAGCAGCCAATGGTGTAATTGTTATTGAAACAAAACGTTTAACCGGAAATCAACAGCGTATTACGTATAATGGTAGTATTTCTTTGGAAATGCCGGATTTAACCAGTTATGACCTTTGTAATGCATTTGAAAAATTGGAAACAGAACGTTTAGACGGAGTATATACAAATACTCTCGCCGATACACAGATTCAATTAGATCAATTATATAATAGTCGACGAAAACTTGCATTAGAAGGCTTAGATACTTACTGGTTATCCAAGCCACTTCACACCGGCATAGGACATAAGCATAACTTAAATATTGAATTAGGCGATTCCCAAAATTTACGTGCCATCTTAGACTTTACTTATAATCAGATTACAGGGGTTATGAAGGGATCTGACCGCCGCAATATATCCGGTGATATAAACCTATCATACAGACATAACAAACTATTACTAAAAAATATCCTATCAATCATATCTAACAAAAGCAATGAATCCCCTTATGGAGAATTCAGCGAATATTCCAGAATGAATCCATACTGGCAGGCAACTGACGAAAACGGGAATATAGTCCAATGGGTAGAACAAATAGGCTCAACATCAACCCAAATAGCCAACCCTATGTATAATTCCATCATCGGAACTAGTTTTACTTCCAGTTATTTACAATTCACCAATAATTTTTATGCAGAATGGCAAGCTACTAAAAACTGGAAAGCAACAGCACGCATAGGAATCTCGGAGAAACGTAATGATATAGATAATTTCTATCCCGCCTCTCACTCTATTTTTGCCAATGTCAAGGATATACTTAAACGTGGTAAGTATATCATGGAAAATGGTAAATCCAACTCTATTTCCGGTGACCTGAATATAAACTATAACAATCAATTCGGCAAACATACTATCTTTGGAAATGCCGGTGCCTTTATCTCCGGAGAGAAATCGTCAGCATATCAACACACGGCAGAGGGATTCCCCAATAATCAGAAGGCAGATATTTCATTCGCCAAACAATATGCGGAAAACAGCACCCCTACCGGTTATTCCACTATTAACCGAGAAGCCAGCTTCCTATTAGCCGCTTCGTATGATTATGACAATCGTTATTTAGCAGATGCAACTGTACGGGAAAGCGCATCTTCCCTATACGGTTCAGATAACCGTTGGGCTAACAGCTGGTCTTTGGGTATTGGATGGAACCTACACAATGAAGCCATATTGAAAGGTATTGAATGGATTAAACAGCTAAAACTTAGAGCCTCGATTGGTCTGACCGGGAATCAAAATTTCGATACCAACGCAGCAATTGCTACCTATAGATATTACACAGGAGCCGTATATGGAAACTTTTCCGGTAAATTCACAGGAGCCTATTTAGCTTCCATGCCTAACTCCCAATTAAAATGGGAACAGAAAAAGGATCATAATATAGGTATTGATATGAGAGTTGCCGGATTATCCCTTTCTGTTGATTATTACTCAGCAGATACCAAGAATATGTTAACCGATGTAACAATCCCGACTTCTACAGGATTCGCAATAGTAAAAGACAATCTAGGATTGGTACGCAATTCCGGAGTTGAAGCAAAAGCCAATTATACAATATGGCAAGGGAAAGAAGGTTTTGTAAACATCTATGGAACATTTGCTTATAATCGAAATAAAATAATTCGTTTGTCGGAAAGTATGCGGGCTTACAATGAAAAAATGATGAAACAAGCAGAAGGTAATAACACCTCTGCGCCTGTATTAATGTATCAAGACGGATTATCAATGAGAACAATATGGGCAGTCCCTTCAGCCGGTATTGATCCACAAACCGGACAAGAAATGTACATAAAAAAAGATGGTACTTACACTTATACTTATTCTGCCAATGATATGGTCGCTGCCGGTAACTCCGATCCTAAGTATCGTGGTACAGGCGGTTTCACAGCTGAGTATAAAGGTATCGGATTAAGCGCTACTATAAGTTATCTTGCCGGTTGTCAAATGTATAATTCAACCCTCGTCAATCGGGTGGAAAATGCAAATATAGCTTACAATGTGGATCGCCGATTGCTAATTGGTCGTTGGACTACTCCCGGACAAGTAACACCATACAAGAAATTTAATTCTGAAACAACCACACGTGCTACTACTCGCTTTGTACAGGATCGACGTGAATTGTCACTCTCTTCCATCAGTGCATATTATGAGTTTCCCAGTTCCATTTATAGGAAATTAAGTATGCAACGTCTGCGCTTATCGTTCTATTTAAATGATATTGCAACGTTCTCTTCAATAAAAATAGAACGAGGTTTAAATTATCCTTTCGCAAGAAATATGTCGTTCTCATTAACAGCCACTCTCTAA
- a CDS encoding START-like domain-containing protein, whose protein sequence is MKKEKIYLEYLLNATSKNILWAAISTPIGLEDWFADKVISDDKIVEFHWGKTEQRKAEIIAIRSFSFIRFRWLDDENERDYFEIKMAYNELTSDYVLEITDFAEPDEVDDMKELWESQVAKLRRTCGF, encoded by the coding sequence ATGAAAAAGGAAAAGATTTATTTGGAGTATTTGTTGAATGCAACATCTAAAAATATTCTTTGGGCAGCTATAAGTACACCGATCGGGTTGGAGGACTGGTTTGCAGACAAAGTTATTTCTGACGATAAAATAGTAGAGTTTCATTGGGGAAAGACAGAACAGAGGAAAGCTGAGATTATTGCCATTCGCTCTTTCTCTTTTATCCGCTTCCGTTGGTTGGATGATGAAAACGAACGCGATTATTTTGAAATCAAAATGGCTTATAATGAGCTGACTAGTGATTATGTGTTGGAAATTACCGATTTCGCAGAACCGGATGAAGTAGACGATATGAAAGAATTGTGGGAGTCGCAAGTCGCTAAATTAAGAAGAACTTGTGGTTTTTAG
- a CDS encoding RagB/SusD family nutrient uptake outer membrane protein, with translation MKKYILILLTSVVTLSSCSDWFNVTSGSEIREKDHYSTLAGFQQSLIGCYIGMTDNILYGKELSWYALELLGHQFNPVTSTSSNSREMQEYEKFNYDHTQIFSDIENIWAKAYSVIANANEALRNMEGQESSLNEVYYHVIKGELLAIRAYMHFDLLRLYGYGDWKNRSAELNSKKTIPYVTTLSSTPTPQRTGKETLQMIINDLEAAEKLLKEYDPITKKHPASYYTSIDADGFFKDRTLRLNYYAVKALEARVYLWEGSQESIDKALNAAEEIITAIGNNGIVMEDMYTYSYLLPEISESNRSLASEALFSLNVSDVTSLITSYIIPGFVNTDYTAMYISPTEVENIYEGINSDVRFTRMLSQTQGDSRGYVPMKIHQASLDAFNKNRLSLIRLPEIFYIAAECYATSATPNLDMALQRLNKIREYRGISTPLENINADQIIQEIQKEYRKEFISEGVMFYYYKRTGSKSIPNYSEEMTDTQYLLPYPTFEIQSGRVQ, from the coding sequence ATGAAAAAATATATATTAATCCTATTAACGTCCGTAGTAACATTATCCTCTTGCAGTGACTGGTTCAATGTTACTTCAGGGTCTGAAATTCGAGAAAAAGACCATTACAGCACTCTTGCCGGATTCCAACAATCTTTAATAGGTTGTTATATTGGCATGACCGATAATATCCTTTATGGTAAAGAATTATCTTGGTATGCGCTCGAACTATTAGGTCATCAATTTAATCCTGTGACTTCCACTTCAAGCAATAGTAGAGAAATGCAAGAATATGAAAAATTCAATTACGACCACACACAAATATTCTCGGACATCGAAAATATCTGGGCTAAAGCATATTCTGTAATAGCCAATGCCAATGAAGCATTGAGGAATATGGAAGGACAGGAGTCGAGTCTGAATGAAGTCTATTATCATGTTATCAAAGGAGAGCTTCTTGCCATTCGTGCATATATGCATTTTGATCTGTTGCGCCTATATGGATATGGTGATTGGAAAAACCGTTCCGCAGAACTAAATTCTAAAAAAACGATTCCATATGTAACAACTTTATCATCAACCCCAACTCCTCAACGAACAGGAAAGGAGACACTTCAAATGATTATCAACGATTTGGAAGCTGCAGAAAAATTATTAAAGGAATACGACCCTATCACCAAAAAACATCCGGCTTCCTATTACACAAGTATAGATGCAGATGGTTTCTTCAAAGATAGAACTTTACGACTCAATTATTATGCAGTCAAAGCACTGGAGGCGCGTGTATACTTATGGGAAGGCAGTCAAGAAAGCATAGACAAAGCTCTAAATGCTGCCGAAGAGATAATCACGGCTATCGGTAATAATGGAATTGTTATGGAAGATATGTATACTTACTCCTATCTGTTACCTGAAATTTCTGAATCCAACCGTTCTCTAGCATCCGAAGCTTTATTTAGCCTGAATGTTTCAGACGTTACATCCCTAATCACCTCATATATAATACCCGGCTTCGTCAATACAGACTATACGGCTATGTATATATCTCCAACAGAAGTTGAAAATATATATGAAGGCATAAATTCAGATGTTCGTTTCACACGGATGTTATCGCAAACTCAAGGTGATTCCAGAGGATATGTTCCTATGAAAATTCATCAAGCAAGTTTAGACGCATTCAATAAAAACCGTTTGTCTCTGATACGCTTGCCTGAAATATTCTATATAGCTGCTGAATGTTATGCAACAAGTGCGACTCCCAATCTTGACATGGCATTACAAAGACTAAATAAGATTCGCGAATACAGAGGCATCAGTACCCCTCTTGAAAATATAAATGCGGATCAAATCATACAAGAAATACAAAAAGAATATCGCAAAGAATTCATTTCCGAAGGTGTCATGTTCTATTATTATAAGAGAACAGGCAGTAAATCCATCCCTAATTACAGTGAAGAGATGACAGATACGCAATACTTATTGCCTTATCCCACCTTTGAAATACAATCCGGACGTGTACAATAA
- a CDS encoding IS4 family transposase, with the protein MANITLFAQVISHLPKENIRKIIKSSGSDKHCKGYNTWSQFVSMIFSQFSGCDSVRDISNGLKSATGNLNHLGINRAPSKSTVAYQNANRDSSVFRGIFYSLFQYFGQQALWQRRKFRFKMPIKLLDSTLVSLTLSIYDWAHYTTTKGAVKMHTLLDYDSLLPEFVNITDGKTTDNKAAFDIELHPYSIVVADRGYCDYSLLNNWDSSNVFFVVRHKDNIRYKSIEELPLPEKHAQNVLIDEIIEFELSAAKSKYPKRLRRIAVWNDEHGFEIELLTNNFTLAASSIAALYKARWNIEIFFRNLKQLLRIKSFIGTSRNAVETQIWTAMTTMLILTWLKHIARYKWALANLVVTLRLNTFTKIDLQKWLDQPFTPPPETIEND; encoded by the coding sequence ATGGCAAATATAACACTTTTCGCACAGGTAATATCACATCTCCCGAAAGAAAATATCAGGAAAATCATAAAATCTTCGGGGTCAGACAAGCATTGTAAGGGCTACAATACATGGAGTCAGTTTGTTAGCATGATTTTCAGCCAATTCTCAGGATGTGATTCAGTCAGAGATATCTCAAACGGGCTGAAATCAGCCACCGGCAACCTCAATCATTTGGGAATCAACCGTGCACCATCCAAGTCAACGGTAGCATATCAGAACGCCAACCGAGACAGTTCGGTTTTTCGCGGCATATTCTACTCGTTGTTTCAGTATTTCGGACAGCAAGCCCTATGGCAACGAAGAAAGTTCCGTTTCAAGATGCCGATAAAACTGCTCGACTCCACATTGGTGTCATTGACTCTGTCAATATATGACTGGGCACATTACACTACCACCAAGGGGGCGGTCAAGATGCACACGCTATTGGACTATGACAGTCTTTTGCCGGAGTTCGTGAATATCACCGATGGCAAAACCACCGACAACAAAGCTGCTTTTGATATTGAGTTACATCCGTATAGTATTGTAGTAGCCGACCGAGGCTACTGTGACTACTCATTGCTGAATAATTGGGACAGCAGCAACGTGTTCTTTGTAGTGCGTCATAAAGACAATATCCGGTACAAATCCATAGAGGAGTTGCCTTTGCCTGAAAAACACGCTCAGAATGTACTTATTGACGAAATAATCGAGTTCGAACTCTCGGCGGCCAAATCCAAATATCCCAAACGTTTACGTCGCATCGCAGTATGGAACGATGAACACGGTTTTGAAATTGAGTTACTCACAAACAACTTCACATTGGCAGCATCAAGCATAGCGGCTCTGTACAAGGCTCGGTGGAACATAGAAATCTTCTTTCGCAACCTCAAGCAACTGCTACGCATCAAGAGCTTTATCGGCACATCCCGCAATGCCGTAGAGACCCAAATATGGACTGCTATGACTACAATGCTGATTCTGACATGGCTAAAGCACATCGCAAGATACAAATGGGCATTGGCTAACCTTGTGGTCACGCTCCGGCTGAACACATTTACCAAAATCGACCTCCAAAAATGGCTTGATCAACCATTTACACCACCTCCCGAAACCATCGAAAACGATTAG
- a CDS encoding IS4 family transposase, whose product MANITLFAQVISHLPKENIRKIIKSSGSDKHCKGYNTWSQFVSMIFSQFSGCDSVRDISNGLKSATGNLNHLGINRAPSKSTVAYQNANRDSSVFRGIFYSLFQYFGQQALWQRRKFRFKMPIKLLDSTLVSLTLSIYDWAHYTTTKGAVKMHTLLDYDSLLPEFVNITDGKTTDNKAAFDIELHPYSIVVADRGYCDYSLLNNWDSSNVFFVVRHKDNIRYKAIEELPLPEKHAQNVLIDEIIEFELSAAKSKYPKRLRRIAVWNDEHGFEIELLTNNFTLAASSIAALYKARWNIEIFFRNLKQLLRIKSFIGTSRNAVETQIWTAMTTMLILTWLKHIARYKWALANLVVTLRLNTFTKIDLQKWLDQPFTPPPETIEND is encoded by the coding sequence ATGGCAAATATAACACTTTTCGCACAGGTAATATCACATCTCCCGAAAGAAAATATCAGGAAAATCATAAAATCTTCGGGGTCAGACAAGCATTGTAAGGGCTACAATACATGGAGTCAGTTTGTTAGCATGATTTTCAGCCAATTCTCAGGATGTGATTCAGTCAGAGATATCTCAAACGGGCTGAAATCAGCCACCGGCAACCTCAATCATTTGGGAATCAACCGTGCACCATCCAAGTCAACGGTAGCATATCAGAACGCCAACCGAGACAGTTCGGTTTTTCGCGGCATATTCTACTCGTTGTTTCAGTATTTCGGACAGCAAGCCCTATGGCAACGAAGAAAGTTCCGTTTCAAGATGCCGATAAAACTGCTCGACTCCACATTGGTGTCATTGACTCTGTCAATATATGACTGGGCACATTACACTACCACCAAGGGGGCGGTCAAGATGCACACGCTATTGGACTATGACAGTCTTTTGCCGGAGTTCGTGAATATCACCGATGGCAAAACCACCGACAACAAAGCTGCTTTTGATATTGAGTTACATCCGTATAGTATTGTAGTAGCCGACCGAGGCTACTGTGACTACTCATTGTTGAATAATTGGGACAGCAGCAACGTGTTCTTTGTAGTGCGTCATAAAGACAATATCCGGTACAAAGCCATAGAGGAGTTGCCTTTGCCTGAAAAACACGCTCAGAATGTACTTATTGACGAAATAATCGAGTTCGAACTCTCGGCGGCCAAATCCAAATATCCCAAACGTTTACGTCGCATCGCAGTATGGAACGATGAACACGGTTTTGAGATTGAGTTACTCACAAACAACTTCACATTGGCAGCATCAAGCATAGCGGCTCTGTACAAGGCTCGGTGGAATATAGAAATCTTCTTTCGCAACCTCAAGCAACTGCTACGCATCAAGAGCTTTATCGGCACATCCCGCAATGCCGTAGAGACCCAAATATGGACTGCTATGACTACAATGCTGATTCTGACATGGCTAAAGCACATCGCAAGATACAAATGGGCATTGGCTAACCTTGTGGTCACGCTCCGGCTGAACACATTTACCAAAATCGACCTCCAAAAATGGCTTGATCAACCATTTACACCACCTCCCGAAACCATCGAAAACGATTAG
- a CDS encoding RNA polymerase sigma-70 factor, whose translation MDEEKSSFIKGINEQRPTAYHQLYNEYYKALVLYAINFLSSQQAAEDIVQDLFATMWEKKMRFLSLPSFRTYLYNSIRNASLNYLKHQNVESLYLERLASAYREITEEEDTNKEEIYRLLFRAIDKLPTRCREIFLLHMDGKKNEEIATALGISIETVKTQKKRAIQSIKEQMGTCYFLLPLCDILYSSKFFS comes from the coding sequence ATGGACGAAGAGAAAAGTTCCTTTATAAAAGGTATAAATGAGCAACGCCCCACTGCCTATCATCAACTTTATAATGAATATTATAAGGCATTGGTATTGTATGCCATTAATTTTCTCTCTTCCCAACAAGCAGCAGAAGATATTGTACAGGATCTTTTTGCAACTATGTGGGAAAAGAAAATGAGATTTTTATCATTACCTTCTTTCCGAACTTATCTTTATAATTCTATACGGAATGCTTCTCTCAATTATTTAAAACACCAAAATGTAGAGTCTCTTTATCTTGAACGCCTGGCAAGTGCTTATCGAGAAATTACAGAAGAAGAAGATACCAATAAAGAAGAAATATACCGGTTACTATTTCGTGCTATCGATAAATTGCCAACACGCTGTCGGGAAATATTCCTGTTACATATGGATGGAAAAAAGAATGAAGAAATAGCTACCGCACTGGGAATTTCAATCGAAACAGTAAAGACACAAAAGAAAAGGGCTATACAATCTATCAAAGAACAGATGGGCACATGCTACTTTTTACTTCCCTTATGTGACATTTTGTATAGTTCCAAGTTTTTTTCATAA